GATGAAAATACTAAAATAGAAAATATATCGATGTGAAAGTAACTTTATACAGGTCCACAACATTCaggcttgtaattttaaaagtttaatatcttgatttgatatgtaaaaaaattaaataaattgctttagtattaatttaaattactaacttaatatcatttaatacaattagacattaatacactatcgaataataaaaatgtgagcaATTGGAAAACGAGTGCactaataaaaacatattatttatttcgagcagcataagacacaataaagacatatATGGTGTGTTAGTGTGCTTTTATTAaacttcaagtgaaatactgtatgttcatggcatctctgccagcaaatcctaataagaaggggtttgggtggcattcacacgtttctgatatatctacagtatatatcagATTAAgtgattaagtttttatattttaaagtcattcgatcattatttatattgtattaatattttacttgaaattatataattattttaggtttatttattcatacatatcTTATGGCCAATGTGGGGAAATGATTGGGAAAAAATTAAAGTGcctttaaacaaatgcaagactgCCTAAGATATATTTCTTGCAATACATAATGATCATAAATAgcttattttgtatatataaaaaattgtctTGTTGAAGTTCACTTTAAATCGGAGTGAGAGATACTGGGGGGAGTGACTATCAttttgctcacagctgattggtccagaCTCTGGACGAGCTCTCTGATCGGAAACATAACCTGCCCCAGAGCAGGTTAGCCGATTAGAGTATGTTACCATGGCAAGGTACACCGATGAAAGCCTATCCACTTTACTGGTATCGCAAATTCAGAGTTCGTTTAAACTAAGTTTAAACTTATCTAACTAGCTGCTTAATCCTGCTTTGTAACATAGGCCACGGGGGTGTAATTGTTGAACGTTAAAAGGTTGGAAATCcttctgttaaaataaataaataatccaatTTAGAGATCGTCACATTAAAGGTTTACTTTAAATTTATGAAAGCAAATTGAATGAAGTTACCCTCAGTTATGAAGAAAAGTGCATAATACATTGAGGATATCCATTATGAAAGCTAAAGATGGAAAAGACTTATAAACACAAAGCTGAATTTTTTTTGACAATAAGATCAAGTCTATCTTTATTTCATAAGTCTCCAAAGTGAACTGCAGTGACATCTGCTGCTCATATTAAGGCATTTCAGCTTTAGTAAAATTCAGGGTGTCACAACTGAAAACTgctttcatcaaaaaaaaaaaaaacaaacaaaaaaaaaaaccccagagtaacacaaaagtaaatttacctttaatttcaaacacataaaaaattacaaGGAGAATCAATAACAAATTGCAGTGGTACAATAATGGTCATGCTGCTGGCTAACACAAGCATTATGACAACAATTATTTCTGTTACTTGTAACGCCCAAAACAGTTCTTATGTGTTTAAAGAAAAAACAGGGTATCCTGAGAGAAACAAATTAAGTTCAAAGAATCAATTTCAGAATCAATATaaatcaaaaattacatttcaaacaacAATCAAAACCAAAAAGTTTGAATAAGCATCACTCTTCATAAAAGAAATGCTTTTCTAGTGTTGTTTTCAATATTACAACATGAAAAAGTGCATTAGCTATCAAGgggaaacaaactaaaaaactaaTTCCCAGGCAGCTAAAACATTGTGTATCATCATAAAATGAACAATGACAACAGTAATAACATTATCATTGCTAACAAGAGGGCTTTGCCGCTCCCTCTCTGGACAGTCTGTCTGCCTCCTCATTGCCTGTATATCCAGCATGACCTGGAATATGCATCTAGAAATGAATGAGAAGGGAGATGGTTAATTTCTTCAGTTGTTGTAATTTCACTAGCCATGCCCAGCATTTGTTTTCTTGCTTATTTCACAAAGCCAAAAAGAAGGCTTGATCCTACATTCAAAGAATATTATATCTATTACTGCTGTGCTGTAATAGAACAAGATTAATCACCAACCTTTTAATATGATTATATTCATCAGCATGTCAAATAATCTGTTAGCATAAGTGAAACAGAAAGGGGTGTATATGGTCTCAGCTTCTACTGCATATGGATATGAATAAATGAAAGCATTCTCCGATCTTTCCATTTTTAATTATCCGAGATAGAAGCATTAGCCAAGATAAGGAAAGAGATGCGGAAATGATGATTGGATGAAAGTCTACTGCTAAACATTGGACAACATCCCAAATTTACATCGTTAAGGAAAATTGTTACACTAAGGTCAGGATACCATGCTTGAATCACACAAGATGAATAGCAGATACTATATCTTAAAAcactgtttgtacagataaaaCTTACCCATACGACCTCAAGATCTGCATTTAGTTCGTCCAATTTTTGGAAGTCTTCCTTGTTGATTATATTCCCACCACTTTTAAGTCTCCAACCATTTGTCTTCCATGTCTTGACCCAACTTGTGATGCCtttagaaaacaaacattttaacactGCAGCAGTAAACAACGACCAGATACTTCCACAAAAACCAGGTGTCAGAATAGTTTGAACAGAAAGGCAGGGAGATCATACCGTTAATGGTGAACTTGCTGTCTGTGTAGAGCACAATCTTTTTAAAGTTCATTTCTATGGCTTGCTCTAGTGCCTTACAAGCTGCCTGTGAAGAAACATTTAAAGGTACACTCTGTATTATTAATTTTTCATCTTGGTCACTGACACATtggtgcatggatgcagcattattcaaatgaAATAGTTCTCAGTTATCaatgtcagccatgattaatataatccatgagtgaaaatgtccaataacaggtCGGTAACTGAGATTAAGAGAGCagtgttcagctggtcatgtgattctaacatggcatccCCCATGAGGGGatcatgtagaataaagcagcttttagaAGGTTATTGACATGACTGGAGTATTAATAATATTTGagttgtcatgattttatacacatttcaaaattacaatttattaagGAGCCATATGCTTaagaaaatactgagtgcacttttaatgaTATGAATCAATTATGAGCTAAAAAAAAGCACTGCTTACAACCACCTAACTCTGAAATTAACTCTGAAATACCTGTAATTCTGCTCTTTGGTTAGTCTGTCTCCCTGGAAGCCTCTCTGCCACATTCCTGGGAAGATAATTCAAATCTGCACTGACAACATAGATAAACGCACAGATTTCTTGCATACAGTATATCTGGTTTTGTGACCAAACATCACAGCTAGACAATATTAAATTGCTGTCATTCAGAATTTTCACTTGAGCGAGAGCTGAGAGATGTCAAAACATTGAAAATTGAAATTTCAGACTCACAGTGCATGATCACGCCCCCAATATACACCGATTCCTGCACGTGCTCCATTTCTCCCATTGGCTGTACAACAGCCATCAGTGTACACCACTACTGCATCACCTTCAAAGCATACACACAGCAGGCTATAATAACCTTATAACCTATGGTCTGTGTAATGTCACATTTTTGTAAAGGAATGTAATCTGGCACTTACAACACTAATGTAAATCATCCACTATTTGTCTTTTGGTCTTGGCCAAAATGTTAATATACATTATCTGCTTTAACTGCAGTACACAAACACAATAGTTACCCATATAAGTAAAGCCATCACTGCTGACTGCAGCTGACTTTGGCTGTGGGGGCTCAATCAGTTTCACTTGTTTAACACTAGACACTCCCTCATCTTGAGAGTCTTCACGGGTCCTTTTCCTTCCGAGCGGAAAAACCATTGAGGCATCAGGCACATTTCTAGGAGGCAGGACCTCATGGTCACACCCTTAaacacaaacaattaaaatatcaaTCACTTGCACCACAGTATGTTTGCATCCTATCAATACATAGacacttattttttggaataaGTGGAATTCTTGAAAAACACTGTGACCAATTACAGGAGCTAAATTATACACTTTCCACAATACACTAGGGCTGCAACGGAACATGTATCCGCCCCTAACCAAATGGATCCAGGGCCTTTGGTACGGTACACGCAGTCACACGAATGATTATATATATCTTAGCTtgcgtgaaaccaatattaaaacaacataatgtACAACACAAACCGTGTagatctaaaataaaaaataaaaaaaatgagcagGAAACTGCcgatcagataaatgcatgtgaagtttatactagctcgctatttttcccagctgtgatggaactaaacaaaatataaatatgtcagaCTTAAATAAGCCAGTGATTGAAGACCCACCACCATCTCaaaaatctgttgtttgggagcattatggTTTCACAGTAAAATACAGTAACACTGGGCAATAAGTAATGCAAAAGGCTGTGTCGGCTCTGTTTCACCAAAGTCAGGTATGTCTCAGTAAGCACATCTAATATGATGACTCATTTGTGGCGACATCATCCACATGTGTCTCTTGAGTTTACGGGagcataaacagcctgtgcaagttagtctcTTGCCACAGCGTTCAAACAGCCTCTCGCTGCAAGCACAAACAGAGCTAAAGTGATAACGAACACCATATGAGTATTTATTGCTGCAGATATGCGACCATACTCAATCGTTGAGAAAACAGGATTTAAGCTTAACGTGCTTGAGCCCCGTTATAAAGTTCCTACAAGAACGCATTTCAGCAGTTCTGTAGTGCCCACTCTATATAAACAAGCACGCGCTGTAATTGTCTAGCAGGGGACATTGTCAATACTAACAGATCTGCCCTATCCTCTGATAATGTGGATATTCTGGTGAGATATATTGGTGAGCtgaaaggccaaaaaaaaaaaaaaaaaaaaaaaaacagaaatctgcactgctaatgtcttaattttgttttttaacctttattattatgtatgtttttatacaatgtgcatataagaggctcttaagttttgtattgCAATTTCGAT
The nucleotide sequence above comes from Myxocyprinus asiaticus isolate MX2 ecotype Aquarium Trade chromosome 25, UBuf_Myxa_2, whole genome shotgun sequence. Encoded proteins:
- the LOC127415763 gene encoding ribonuclease H1-like isoform X2, with protein sequence MLRLPGFFNVVRRALCTSAEEMGKKGNFFYAVRKGFRPGVYKTWEECKHQVDKFGAASFKKFALEDDAWAFVRSRSTASSFGRTEGCDHEVLPPRNVPDASMVFPLGRKRTREDSQDEGVSSVKQVKLIEPPQPKSAAVSSDGFTYMGDAVVVYTDGCCTANGRNGARAGIGVYWGRDHALNVAERLPGRQTNQRAELQAACKALEQAIEMNFKKIVLYTDSKFTINGITSWVKTWKTNGWRLKSGGNIINKEDFQKLDELNADLEVVWMHIPGHAGYTGNEEADRLSREGAAKPSC
- the LOC127415763 gene encoding ribonuclease H1-like isoform X3 → MGKKGNFFYAVRKGFRPGVYKTWEECKHQVDKFGAASFKKFALEDDAWAFVRSRSTASSFGRTEGCDHEVLPPRNVPDASMVFPLGRKRTREDSQDEGVSSVKQVKLIEPPQPKSAAVSSDGFTYMGDAVVVYTDGCCTANGRNGARAGIGVYWGRDHALADLNYLPRNVAERLPGRQTNQRAELQAACKALEQAIEMNFKKIVLYTDSKFTINGITSWVKTWKTNGWRLKSGGNIINKEDFQKLDELNADLEVVWMHIPGHAGYTGNEEADRLSREGAAKPSC
- the LOC127415763 gene encoding ribonuclease H1-like isoform X1 — its product is MLRLPGFFNVVRRALCTSAEEMGKKGNFFYAVRKGFRPGVYKTWEECKHQVDKFGAASFKKFALEDDAWAFVRSRSTASSFGRTEGCDHEVLPPRNVPDASMVFPLGRKRTREDSQDEGVSSVKQVKLIEPPQPKSAAVSSDGFTYMGDAVVVYTDGCCTANGRNGARAGIGVYWGRDHALADLNYLPRNVAERLPGRQTNQRAELQAACKALEQAIEMNFKKIVLYTDSKFTINGITSWVKTWKTNGWRLKSGGNIINKEDFQKLDELNADLEVVWMHIPGHAGYTGNEEADRLSREGAAKPSC
- the LOC127415763 gene encoding ribonuclease H1-like isoform X4; this encodes MLRLPGFFNVVRRALCTSAEEMGKKGNFFYAVRKGFRPGVYKTWEECKHQVDKFGAASFKKFALEDDAWAFVRSRSTASSFGRTEGCDHEVLPPRNVPDASMVFPLGRKRTREDSQDEGVSSVKQVKLIEPPQPKSAAVSSDGFTYMGDAVVVYTDGCCTANGRNGARAGIGVYWGRDHALADLNYLPRNVAERLPGRQTNQRAELQAACKALEQAIEMNFKKIVLYTDSKFTINGITSWVKTWKTNGWRLKSGGNIINKEDFQKLDELNADLEVVWII